A single Chryseobacterium sp. DNA region contains:
- a CDS encoding M15 family metallopeptidase, with product MDKVTLERIQTLHPLIRDEVKQIIKECDKALTGKAKIRITQGLRSFEEQERLYALGRLTSGKKVTNAKAGQSIHNYGLAVDICLIINGKTASWDTAKDWDNDQVADWYECVKIFARYGWGWGGNWKTFKDLPHFEKKNIPTGQNTVKTSWRTLLKMPKDSQNYIIF from the coding sequence ATGGACAAAGTAACATTAGAGAGAATTCAGACCCTTCATCCGCTCATCAGAGATGAAGTGAAGCAGATTATTAAAGAATGTGACAAAGCACTGACAGGAAAAGCAAAAATCAGAATCACCCAGGGACTGAGATCTTTTGAAGAACAGGAGAGGCTCTATGCCCTTGGAAGACTTACTTCCGGAAAAAAAGTGACCAATGCCAAAGCGGGACAAAGCATCCACAATTACGGACTTGCCGTAGACATCTGCCTGATCATTAACGGAAAAACAGCAAGCTGGGATACCGCCAAAGACTGGGACAATGATCAGGTAGCCGACTGGTATGAATGTGTGAAAATTTTTGCCAGATATGGCTGGGGCTGGGGTGGAAACTGGAAAACATTCAAGGATCTTCCCCACTTCGAAAAAAAGAATATTCCAACAGGACAAAATACGGTTAAAACCAGTTGGAGAACGCTTTTAAAGATGCCTAAAGATTCACAGAATTATATTATTTTTTAA